A part of Ammospiza caudacuta isolate bAmmCau1 chromosome 5, bAmmCau1.pri, whole genome shotgun sequence genomic DNA contains:
- the LOC131557844 gene encoding inositol 1,4,5-trisphosphate receptor-interacting protein-like 1 produces MEVRAKLQEEEKIHLQREVEQLVLLKQGVLAWGDLLSSARQHWQLWALAGLLLLLLALWYMWRKGSLRTEEQGEAHDGVNEEEVENVHAHEEDFGNEDEGDNEMEVEEDDSDDGRAEDVDNAAANEAGNEAANAANVNDVGNQVQEFRDRADNFGRIIMERVQWPVQDLQGGCMWTRTLMEHFAIYFRRVLSNSFYPVLQGAIGVGSAFEGWSPREQDVVYQVLIPMTPPRGHSFHLELGTAWQRRLRNFHIRVQQECTCTSEQQGEHMLCFLHHPEEELRRHQDPSLLHTLCTGSYLDVEKTARWFYQLVRAIWPALLESHSWHLVLLPPRRSCQFKVTNGRESYRIEILFGLRQGNSDVFVSSQPRQAHTSSTIWPESYAVAEMKFFRYIARQAPPDSLHLKCLQFFTRLQLGLGFSTYTIKTIVMHLLSILPASQWRRRHFVSRLMDISESLRTCVERRRLNHFIVGNQRLPEGIRLPPEVLMSRSRNLFHDLVMDPVAHSQAMNQYMDLQHWFKRILRNEQ; encoded by the coding sequence ATGGAGGTGCGTGCCAAGCtccaggaagaggagaagattCATCTGCAGCGGGAGGTGGAGCAGCTGGTCCTGCTGAAGCAGGGTGTCTTGGCCTGGGGAgacctgctctcctctgcccggcagcactggcagctctgggctcttgctgggctcctgctccttctcttgGCACTGTGGTATATGTGGAGGAAAGGGAGCCTGAGGACAGAGGAGCAAGGAGAAGCACATGATGGTGTAAATGAAGAGGAGGTTGAAAATGTGCATGCACATGAAGAAGACTTTGGAAATGAAGATGAAGGAGACAATGAAATGGAGGTGGAGGAAGACGACAGTGATGATGGCCGTGCAGAGGATGTCGACAATGCTGCTGCCAATGAAGCTGGCAATGAAGCTGCCAATGCAGCAAACGTCAATGACGTTGGAAATCAAGTGCAAGAATTCCGTGATCGTGCCGACAACTTTGGAAGAATCATAATGGAGCGCGTACAGTGGCCTGTGCAGGACCTGCAGGGAGGATGCATGTGGACAAGAACCCTGATGGAGcattttgcaatttattttcGACGGGTCTTGTCCAACAGTTTCTATCCGGTGCTGCAAGGAGCCATTGGGGTGGGCAGTGCCTTCGAAGGTTGGAGTCCCCGTGAGCAGGATGTTGTGTACCAGGTGCTCATACCCATGACACCTCCTCGAGGGCACAGCTTCCACctagagctgggcactgcatgGCAGAGGCGCTTGAGGAACTTCCACATCCGCGTGCAGCAGGAGTGCACCTGCACGagtgagcagcagggtgagcacatgctgtgcttcctgcaccaccctgaggaggagctgaggaggcATCAGGATCCCAGCCTCCTTCATACCCTGTGCACGGGCTCCTACCTGGACGTGGAGAAAACTGCCCGCTGGTTCTACCAGCTGGTGAGAGCAATCTGGCCGGCTTTGCTTGAGTCACACAGTTGGCATTTAGTGCTGCTGCCCCCCAGACGCTCCTGCCAGTTCAAGGTGACCAACGGCAGAGAAAGCTACCGGATCGAGATCCTCTTTGGGCTGCGGCAAGGCAACTCAGACGtctttgtgagcagccagcctAGGCAAGCCCACACCTCCAGCACAATCTGGCCAGAGAGCTACGCTGTGGCCGAGATGAAGTTCTTCAGGTACATCGCCAGGCAGGCTCCCCCTGACAGCTTGCACCTGAAATGCCTGCAGTTCTTCACTCGTCTTCAGCTGGGCTTAGGCTTTTCCACCTATACCATCAAGACCATTGTCATGCACCTCCTGAGCATCTTGCCCGCGTCACAGTGGCGCAGGAGACATTTTGTGAGCCGGCTGATGGATATCAGCGAGAGCCTGCGCACGTGTGTGGAAAGGAGACGCCTCAATCACTTCATTGTGGGCAACCAGAGGCTTCCTGAGGGCATCCGCTTGCCCCCAGAGGTCCTAATGTCCAGGTCACGCAATCTCTTCCATGACCTGGTGATGGATCCCGTTGCCCACTCTCAGGCAATGAACCAGTACATGGATCTGCAGCATTGGTTCAAACGGATCCTTAGAAATGAACAGTGA
- the LOC131557840 gene encoding inositol 1,4,5-trisphosphate receptor-interacting protein-like 1: MEVRAKLQEEEKIHLQREVEQLVLLKQGVLAWGDLLSSARQHWQLWALAGLLLLLLALWYMWRKGSLRTEEQGEAHDGVNEEEVENVHAHEEDFGNEDEGDNEMEVEEDDSDDGRAEDVDNAAANEAGNEAANAANVNDVGNQVQEFRDRADNFGRIIMERVQWPVQDLQGGCMWTRTLMEHFAIYFRRVLSNSFYPVLQGAIGVGSAFEGWSPREQDVVYQVLIPMTPPRGHSFHLELGTAWQRRLRNFHIRVQQECTCTSEQQGEHMLCFLHHPEEELRRHQDPSLLHTLCTGSYLDVEKTARWFYQLVRAIWPALLESHSWHLVLLPPRCSCQFKVTNGRESYRIEILFGVRQGNSDVFVSSQPRQAHTSSTIWPESYAVAEMKFFRYIARQAPPDSLHLKCLQFFTRLQLGLGFSTYTIKTIVMHLLSILPASQWRRRHFVSRLMDISESLRTCVERRRLNHFIVGNQRLPEGIRLPPEVLMARSRNLFHDLVMDPVAHSQAMNQYMDLQHWFKRILRNEQ, translated from the coding sequence ATGGAGGTGCGTGCCAAGCtccaggaagaggagaagattCATCTGCAGCGGGAGGTGGAGCAGCTGGTCCTGCTGAAGCAGGGTGTCTTGGCCTGGGGAgacctgctctcctctgcccggcagcactggcagctctgggctcttgctgggctcctgctccttctcttgGCACTGTGGTATATGTGGAGGAAAGGGAGCCTGAGGACAGAGGAGCAAGGAGAAGCACATGATGGTGTAAATGAAGAGGAGGTTGAAAATGTGCATGCACATGAAGAAGACTTTGGAAATGAAGATGAAGGAGACAATGAAATGGAGGTGGAGGAAGACGACAGTGATGATGGCCGTGCAGAGGATGTCGACAATGCTGCTGCCAATGAAGCTGGCAATGAAGCTGCCAATGCAGCAAACGTCAATGACGTTGGAAATCAAGTGCAAGAATTCCGTGATCGTGCCGACAACTTTGGAAGAATCATAATGGAGCGCGTACAGTGGCCTGTGCAGGACCTGCAGGGAGGATGCATGTGGACAAGAACCCTGATGGAGcattttgcaatttattttcGACGGGTCTTGTCCAACAGTTTCTATCCGGTGCTGCAAGGAGCCATTGGGGTGGGCAGTGCCTTCGAAGGTTGGAGTCCCCGTGAGCAGGATGTTGTGTACCAGGTGCTCATACCCATGACACCTCCTCGAGGGCACAGCTTCCACctagagctgggcactgcatgGCAGAGGCGCTTGAGGAACTTCCACATCCGCGTGCAGCAGGAGTGCACCTGCACGagtgagcagcagggtgagcacatgctgtgcttcctgcaccaccctgaggaggagctgaggaggcATCAGGATCCCAGCCTCCTTCATACCCTGTGCACGGGCTCCTACCTGGACGTGGAGAAAACTGCCCGCTGGTTCTACCAGCTGGTGAGAGCAATCTGGCCGGCTTTGCTTGAGTCACACAGTTGGCATTTAGTGCTGCTGCCCCCCAGATGCTCCTGCCAGTTCAAGGTGACCAACGGCAGAGAAAGCTACCGGATCGAGATCCTCTTTGGGGTGCGGCAAGGCAACTCAGACGtctttgtgagcagccagcctAGGCAAGCCCACACCTCCAGCACAATCTGGCCAGAGAGCTACGCTGTGGCCGAGATGAAGTTCTTCAGGTACATCGCCAGGCAGGCTCCCCCTGACAGCTTGCACCTGAAATGCCTGCAGTTCTTCACTCGTCTTCAGCTGGGCTTAGGCTTTTCCACCTATACCATCAAGACCATTGTCATGCACCTCCTGAGCATCTTGCCCGCGTCACAGTGGCGCAGGAGACATTTTGTGAGCCGGCTGATGGATATCAGCGAGAGCCTGCGCACGTGTGTGGAAAGGAGACGCCTCAATCACTTCATTGTGGGCAACCAGAGGCTTCCTGAGGGCATCCGCTTGCCCCCAGAGGTCCTAATGGCCAGGTCACGCAATCTCTTCCATGACCTGGTGATGGATCCCGTTGCCCACTCTCAGGCAATGAACCAGTACATGGATCTGCAGCATTGGTTCAAACGGATCCTTAGAAATGAACAGTGA
- the LOC131557845 gene encoding inositol 1,4,5-trisphosphate receptor-interacting protein-like 1, translating into MEVRAKLQEEEKIHLQREVEQLVLLKQGVLAWGDLLSSARQHWQLWALAGLLLLLLALWYMWRKGSLRTEEQGEAHDGVNEEEVENVHAHEEDFGNEDEGDNEMEVEEDDSDDGRAEDVDNAAANEAGNEAANAANVNDVGNQVQEFRDRADNFGRIIMERVQWPVQDLQGGCMWTRTLMEHFAIYFRRVLSNSFYPVLQGAIGVGSAFEGWSPREQDVVYQVLIPMTPPRGHSFHLELGTAWQRPLRNFHIRVQQECTCTSEQQGEHMLCFLHHPEEELRRHQDPSLLHTLCTGSYLDVEKTARWFYQLVRAIWPALLESHSWHLVLLPPRRSCQFKVTNGRESYRIEILFGLRQGNSDVFVSSQPRQAHTSSTIWPESYAVAEMKFFRYIARQAPPDSLHLKCLQFFTRLQLGLGFSTYTIKTIVMHLLSILPASQWRRRHFVSRLMDISESLRTCVERRRLNHFIVGNQRLPEGIRLPPEVLMARSRNLFHDLVMDPVAHSQAMNQYMDLQHWFKRILRNEQ; encoded by the coding sequence ATGGAGGTGCGTGCCAAGCtccaggaagaggagaagattCATCTGCAGCGGGAGGTGGAGCAGCTGGTCCTGCTGAAGCAGGGTGTCTTGGCCTGGGGAgacctgctctcctctgcccggcagcactggcagctctgggctcttgctgggctcctgctccttctcttgGCACTGTGGTATATGTGGAGGAAAGGGAGCCTGAGGACAGAGGAGCAAGGAGAAGCACATGATGGTGTAAATGAAGAGGAGGTTGAAAATGTGCATGCACATGAAGAAGACTTTGGAAATGAAGACGAAGGAGACAATGAAATGGAGGTGGAGGAAGACGACAGTGATGATGGCCGTGCAGAGGATGTCGACAATGCTGCTGCCAATGAAGCTGGCAATGAAGCTGCCAATGCAGCAAACGTCAATGACGTTGGAAATCAAGTGCAAGAATTCCGTGATCGTGCCGACAACTTTGGAAGAATCATAATGGAGCGCGTACAGTGGCCTGTGCAGGACCTGCAGGGTGGATGCATGTGGACAAGAACCCTGATGGAGcattttgcaatttattttcGACGGGTCTTGTCCAACAGTTTCTATCCGGTGCTGCAAGGAGCCATTGGGGTGGGCAGTGCCTTCGAAGGTTGGAGTCCCCGTGAGCAGGATGTTGTGTACCAGGTGCTCATACCCATGACACCTCCCCGAGGGCACAGCTTCCACctagagctgggcactgcatgGCAGAGGCCCTTGAGGAACTTCCACATCCGCGTGCAGCAGGAGTGCACCTGCACGagtgagcagcagggtgagcacatgctgtgcttcctgcaccaccctgaggaggagctgaggaggcATCAGGATCCCAGCCTCCTTCATACCCTGTGCACGGGCTCCTACCTGGACGTGGAGAAAACTGCCCGCTGGTTCTACCAGCTGGTGAGAGCAATCTGGCCGGCTTTGCTTGAGTCACACAGTTGGCATTTAGTGCTGCTGCCCCCCAGACGCTCCTGCCAGTTCAAGGTGACCAACGGCAGAGAAAGCTACCGGATCGAGATCCTCTTTGGGCTGCGGCAAGGCAACTCAGACGtctttgtgagcagccagcctAGGCAAGCCCACACCTCCAGCACAATCTGGCCAGAGAGCTACGCTGTGGCTGAGATGAAGTTCTTCAGGTACATCGCCAGGCAGGCTCCCCCTGACAGCTTGCACCTGAAATGCCTGCAGTTCTTCACTCGTCTTCAGCTGGGCTTAGGCTTTTCCACCTATACCATCAAGACCATTGTCATGCACCTCCTGAGCATCTTGCCCGCGTCACAGTGGCGCAGGAGACATTTTGTGAGCCGGCTGATGGATATCAGCGAGAGCCTGCGCACGTGTGTGGAAAGGAGACGCCTCAATCACTTCATTGTGGGCAACCAGAGGCTTCCTGAGGGCATCCGCTTGCCCCCAGAGGTCCTAATGGCCAGGTCACGCAATCTCTTCCATGACCTGGTGATGGATCCCGTTGCCCACTCTCAGGCAATGAACCAGTACATGGATCTGCAGCATTGGTTCAAACGGATCCTTAGAAATGAACAGTGA